Sequence from the Panthera tigris isolate Pti1 chromosome D3, P.tigris_Pti1_mat1.1, whole genome shotgun sequence genome:
GCCCTCGGGAGCTCCCCAGACaggcagggggagcagggagaggcgGCGAAGCAGGCAGAGCGCCCCAGAGGTGCAGGTGGTAGGTTCGACACGCGGGGGCGCTCCTCTCCAGGCTTGTCTTGGGCAGACGGAGCAGATTCGGGCCAGGCCGCCAGCATCCTGGGGTTCACGGAGACGCCTCAGCCCAGGGTGGGGCGCTGCAGGGTCCACACGGTCTCAGGGCCACATGCCCCTCTCAGGGCCTCGGCCTGGAAATGAGCTCCCACCAAGGGAACGGAGAGCAGAGGGGGCCTGAGGTCGGCTGGGGTCATGTCCTCTCCCCTGACCTCTCCCAACAGATTCTATTAACACCGGCACATCTACAGTCACACCCTCTCACGACCTTAAAACAGGATACACCTGGGGTGCAATTCACACCGGCAGGGTGGCACAGCCGGTGATCGTGGCGGTCAGGTGCCAGCCATGCTGCAGGCTGGTGCATAGGGGACCGAAGGCGGTGCAGGGGGGCCGGGGCGCCCCAGGccggtgcgggggtggggggagggggaggaaggggcgcAGGCCGGTGCAAGGGGAGGCCCCAGCTGGTGCAGGGGGGGCCGCAGTCCTCTGATGCCTCCCGCAGCGGTTCGCAGGGCACGTGGAGCTGGTGAGGTGAGTGGAGGCACAGCGCCCGGCACCTGGCCGGCCCCGCTGCTCCCGTGTGTTCGCGGCGGCCGGTGGGCACGGGGCGGGGCGCGGAGGGCACGGCAGGCTCAGGCCCGGACTCCCCCACGGGGGAAGTTCCAGCAAAGGCCGCCTGGAGCGCTCCAGAGGCCTGACCCGGGCGTGACCTCGGGCCCGGGacacgggagggggaggggcgccggGAACCTCCCAGGCCGCCCACCGCGGGGCCGGctcgggcgggggcggggacggaGCGGGCGGCCGGAGTCACAGACATGCAGACACACGCGCGCCCGCAGGTCGGCCTCCGCCCGCCGCTCGCTCCCCCCTGGGCGCCTGGGGCTCCCGACCCCGGTGGCAGGCAGGTGGCCtcggaggcggggcggggggccggaCCCCGAGTTCGCGGTGCGGCTGGAGGGTGGCCGTCCGCGCCGCCCGCCGCGCAGGCGCTGGGGGGGTTTGCCGTCTCGGGGCTCGGAGCCCCCAGCAGGGCCTGCCCGCAGGCGTGGGGGTGGCTTTGGTGGGGCGGCGACCCAGCCGGGCAGCTCCAGCCCGCACCGCACCCCAGTCCTGTGCCTGCGCGGGGCAGCCGGGGCCAGACCCGGAGCCGACGCCCGCTGCTCGCCGGCAGGCCTGGGGCTCCGCGGGCTGCAGCCGGAGCGGACCGCCTGCCTCGGAGCTTTTACAGgtgtccttccccacccccacccccgcgagCTCCCGGGTTACAGCGGTGTAGTTGTGATTTGCGGTGAACGTACAGGCTCGTGTAACCCCGCACCCTGCGGGGGCAGGACGTTTCACACGCACGCGCCCTAGGAAGCGTGCAGAACGCTCTCCCTGTCTTTTCTGGACACTTCGTGCCCACGCGGTCAGTCCAGCCTCccgctgcccaggtgcccccattctgtACCATGAATCcctagtttgttcctttttgttgttttttagtgtAAACCAGGCTTCATTCATCCGCTGGCCACTTCACGGACATTCGAGCGGATCCCAGGTCCAAGCCAAGATGGGCAGTGCGGCCACGGCGTCGCCCAGACACGACTGTGGACACTCGGCGTCACTCCTCTTGGGGACATTCCTGCGTCACACGTAAGTGTCCCTTTAAGAAACTGCGAAGCTGTTGTCCACAGGCGGTACTGTAGCAGGTTTCTCGAGGAGTCGCggcactgaggcttttctttccaggaagcgaCTTTATTCCTGGCACCGCCCAGTTGAGATCGTACCCAAGGAACTGAGCCCCGATGCCACGCTGTGTAGCTTCTtatatattgtttctttctttgcctcccGTATATGGTAACGCGCCAACACGCAGTCTGATTAAGCGGTCTCATGTTTCAAGGTCGTGAAGGATGTTGTCACCTTTGTGCAtaaccaggttgccttgaggtttcttttttcctttcctcagggACGGGACCCTAccacattcccccctttgatTCTCAGACCCCTCTATTCCTCTATTTGGGGTCAAAGAGCATCGtcttggtttagaggtttatatAGGCTGTCCCCCACATGCCTAGTATAGTCCACCTGGAGCCTGCCCTTTGACGGCTGCACTGACACTGTCCCAGGCCTCTCGTAGATGAGAGAAGTTAGACAAAGGGTGGGGATCTGGCTCAAGGTGATCCGGGGTCCCCCACCAgttgagttataaaatctttggccTAGGCATGTTAAGTTTTTAACAGACGATGATGAACTTTTTCCCCATTAGGCAGGACAGTTTTTCCCAATACTTGAGCTTTTGAGAGGCCAAACCCCGGGTGTGGGACTGGGGTATTTTGTTTTACTATGAGGTTTGTGGGGATCAATGGCCGTCGTTTCCCCACGTTGGTACCCACGAAGTATCCTAGCTGAGTGCTAACGaaaacctccccctcccccatttctagCCGGCCAGGGCAGCCTCGGCCAATCCTGTGGCAAAGAGTAGCACAAGAATCACGATAATACCGAGAAGGCGTGACGGTGCCTCACAGCAAGGAAACATGtagaaaataaggacagtctTTTGTTTCATGGGACCGTGGGTTCCTCAAGCTCCTGCCGTGCGTAGACCAGTCAGCTTCCGGAGTGACtagggcagggctgcagtctcccagagcctctggagtGGCAGAACCTTCCGTGTGTGGTCGGCTTGCGCGGCGTGGATGGGTCAGGAAGGCACTCCCAGTTTCGAGAGGCCAGCTTCACTCTGCCGTAGCGAACCCAGGGACCCGCTTCGGCTACTTCCCTGCGTAGGGGTGGACAAAATGACAGTGAACGGGCCCCTCCAGAGGGGTTGTAGGGGTTGGACATTTTCCTCCTTCACCCACACGGCATCTCCTGGTTAGAGGGGTTAGACTCACAGGTAATCCCTGACCCAGTGGTATAAGGTGGTTAGGGTAGAGGCAAGGGGCCGCATGTGTTGTCTTACGGTGAGACGGTCTGTCTCATTTAGAACCCGCCCCCCATGCCCTTGATAGTGGGGGGAGGGTGCCCAAAGGATTTCATAAGGGGAGAACCCCGCCTGCTCCTTCAGCCTCCCACCTGCGGCTGCAGTCTGCCTCCCTGAAGGTCCCTGATCTCTCCCTGCCTAAGGTTCACCCTTTCCTTGTTTATTCCTCCCCTGGAGCAGGGCCTGTGTCTGCTGTTAGGGAACAGGGACGATGACCGCTCTGGCTTCTTCAAGCTGATAAGGGATGGTGTCGGGGGACAGCAGTTAGAGTCAACCCACGGGTCCCTCGAGCGACCCACAGCATGGTTCCACGGGAAGGCTGGCGGGCAGGAGGCGGCATGAACATCAGCAGACGCACACAGAAAACCACAAAGATTCTACTGAGCAACGAGATGGCATCTTAAGATCATGTCTACGGTGTTCAAACCTGCCAGACAGTCTAGGAGAGACCCTGACTTTGTAAACAACACATGTCCGGGGATCGCTCATAACCCACGTGACGGTGGCTCTGTTTCCAAGAGTTTGGCcctaacataatttaaaaaccaaaaactttttaaagcatttaatgcTTGTGAGGTTAACTCAGAGTTTTGCCGAGTGCAGGCAGACAGTCTGCTTCATTTTGAGGTGTGAAACTTTCCCAAGGGCCAGGAGTGCTACTAGAGAAAGGTCAAAGTAGCCACGCGCCATTGTGAATCTATAAATGTTTAGGTAAGCTGAGCCTGGGTATTATTCTATACAGCACAACTGTTACTGCTTTCTGTGCCTTTTCTGTCTTGCAGAGGAAGGCCTCTACTCAGCTAGTAAAAGAGTCCGTCCATACCAACTGGTGTTGGGATTCCTTTGACCTTGGCATATGAATGAAACCTGATTGTTAGTTTTTCCTGGATAGCCTCCAGGTCCTTGATTGCCTGGGAGAGCAAGTTTGTGGTTGGACATTTCTAAGACCTACTTCACGGGCTGATACTTCTTCCACAACTGTCCCCGACGAATTTTTTCCAGTAAACATCCTTTGGGCCATTTGCTAAGTTTTGTCTGTCCCTAAATGAAAGGCCTGAGGCTGTGTTTTCATCATCTGCTAGCTCTGTGAGCTTGGTGACAGCAGTTGCCCTGCTCTGTGTGTAACCATTCCAAGGGCTGGAGACCGTGTCTAGGAGCGAGGCCCCAGTTTACTTTTTGAGGGGCAGAGTAGGTGGGATCGAGTCTCCTTTAACAATCGACGTAGCACACTGTTTTCCTGAACCCCGCTATCTACAGCCTACAGCATCTAGTAATTTCCAAAAACTCACATAATTGTGATTTAGCCCTGGATTTAGTCGTACCCTAGTCTCTAATTAAGTTATACTGTCCCTTTCTAGCAAGGGAGTAAGGTTCTCTGGCATcatcaggaaagaatgagaaaaaagcgTTCCCATACACAttccaggggctgagagaaaacTTTAGTTACAGGTTTTCCGGAGACTGATCGTCATGCCACGTTCGGATAGTGgcctggagtggaaaggaggacagaaaaggtgGCTCCGGTCTCAAGAAGGAAATCAACtagttttccttctatatttgAAGTTATCCGAGGCTCTGGGTTTCTGATGGACCGTTGGTTTAGGGGAGCCACCGTGAAAAGCCCCAGGCCTGGGTCAGTCCCTCCCAGGGACACGAGATAAGTTCTCTCATTTAGAGGTCCccgaggggggcgcctgggtggcgcagtcggttaagcgtccgacttcagccaggtcacgatctcgcggtccgtgagttcgagccccgcgtcaggctctgggctgatggctcggagcctggagcctgtttccgattctgtgtctccctctctctctgcccctcccccgttcatgctctgtctctctctgtcccaaaaataaataaaaaacgttgaaaaaaaattaaaaaaatgaaaaaaaatagaggtcCCCGAGGGCATTCAGGTCTCCAGTGATCGGCTCCATTTAAGGGGCACGGCTTGTGGGGTTTTCATTTTGGTTCTCATTTCACTGCTCTGAACGCCGCCTAAATGGCACCTGGTGCCAGGACCTCGGGAAGTCCAGTCTGGCATAGTACATAAGGTCACGACTAAGGCCTCAGTTTTTTTtaagcctcctttttttttcttttctttttaaaaaaattcttctcttgATTTGGTTGTAATACACCCAGCTGGCAGCTCACAAGAGCACCTCCAGGGACCCTTCAAGGCCAACAgccaatttttgcattttctttgaatatctaGGGCTGAGTGAATGACAGATTTGTCCTTTAAAATCGTCTCAGCCTCAGGGGTGTCAGGGGAGATAGCCGAATGTGTAGTGAGAGCCCCCCTTGCCTCTCCAGGAGGGCCATCGGGCTCTCATATTCTGTTTGTAAAATAGTggctaatttagcataatttgAGGGCTAAATCttagatttccttatttttatttttttttttttccaaaacatctGTCTCATTGAGAGTCTGATTTAACAAAAGCATTATATCTTTCCAGGTCAGCTCAAAAACACATGTAATATTCTGAAAAGCCTTCATATACTTGTCTGATCAGAAAATTTACCTACATCTCCTTTTATCTGTATTAAACCCTGTAATGTCAGGGTTTTCCTTCTGGCCTTCTAGCTTCTTGTAAGGGAAACATGCCTGTTACATTACGGGGAGGGCCTGGATAAGGTGGGTAGCAGGGAGCagaattgtatttatatatatatatatatatatatatatatatacatatatacatatatacatatatacatatatacatatatacatatatatatatagagagagagagagagagagagagagagggagagagagagattgaggacCCGAGCGAGGAGGAGGTTGAGGTGGGaggcttcccttcctccttctctaggtCTGTTTTGGATACAGGCAAAGGGCCCTTAATTGCGTCCCCTCCTGATTGCCGGACTTCAGAAAGGGTTGCCATTAAATTAGGCTCCACCTCACATATCTcgatttttttcttaaggcccCGAAACAATGACCATAGGGGAATTCTCCTCATTTCCCTTCACATTTGCAAAACCCGGTCCAGTTGTAGGATAGTATTGTCATTGATATTTCCCTCTGAAGGCCAAGTTCCGTCTTCCAGTTGTATTGGGGCCAAGCCTTGAGGCAAAAGCAAATGAATCTTAATGCATTCCAAAGGATCAGTGGCCTTGGTTGGGGAATTACCCATCCATctataggaaaaaggaagaaagttgtCCCTTGTCTCCATTTCCCATAGCCTGCCAGGAGAAACCTCATCTCCTGGCCCGCTTTTGGGCCGGCTGAGGGACTGGCTCCCAAAGGCCCTGTCGGTCTCTCGAGGGGCTGGGAGTAGTCACTCTTACCCAGGCTTGACTCTACCTCCGAGAGCTGGCCCGGCCTTTCCTGGTTTTTCTTACCCCTCCGTTTCCCACCTGTAGCACCTTGGGGGTATGGGGTATGACCAAGCAAGATTTTCCCGGTTGTGGTTGTCGTAGGAGGTCCTGATTTGATTTTGGCCCAACGGTAACTTACATACTGATCATT
This genomic interval carries:
- the LOC102951796 gene encoding protein argonaute 2-like, producing the protein MHFMCVLITAECSELGEESSGCNAAHRGAGSGGGGDGAGGRSHRHADTRAPAGRPPPAARSPLGAWGSRPRWQAGGLGGGAGGRTPSSRCGWRVAVRAARRAGAGGVCRLGARSPQQGLPAGVGVALVGRRPSRAAPARTAPQSCACAGQPGPDPEPTPAARRQAWGSAGCSRSGPPASELLQCKPGFIHPLATSRTFERIPGPSQDGQCGHGVAQTRLWTLGVTPLGDIPASHRKASTQLVKESVHTNWCWDSFDLGI